The Marasmius oreades isolate 03SP1 chromosome 2, whole genome shotgun sequence genomic sequence GTACTTCTCTCAGCGACATCCCACGAAGCCATTCACTTTGCTCAGATTTCCTATAAACTCTCAACTTCACACGCCATTCACCTTTTCGATCACTATAGTACCGCTCGTGAAGTCGGGCACTCCGTACTTCCTCTTACAGAGCAACAACTAAAAGGTGACACGGTCCAAGAGATTTTCAAAGCAGCCGGTTACTCTCTCTTCGATTATGCTGGAGACAAAAGCGCCCATACAGTTATTGTGCTCCTCAACGGACCGCTAGCACTTGCCTGCAAGGCCATCGCATTCCCTACGTCAGGTTTAGGTGTCGTTTCCGTGAATGTTCTACGACCTTGGAATGACGACGCTTTTCGCGCTGCGATTCCGAAGACCGTCCAAACGATTCACGTACTGGACGATGTACCCAACGCAGCTACCCAGGGACCACTCCATGCCGATGTATTCGCCAGCCTTTTCGATTCCTTGCAGAGTCTGTCTGTTCTTCCTCACCGTATCATCCCGTCACAATCACAGGAGTTTCTATCCAAGAAGGATGCATTTTACCATTTCGTTGCCACAAACATTACCCATCTTACGAGGCAGCCCGctatccttccaaagaaCACCCGAAAACTTGTATTCTTTGATTCGCCGAATTCGCCTCTCTCCCCAGTATCGTCGTTGGTCGAGAATGCGTTACTCTCAAGTAAAGGCATCTCTGCTCGCCTATTAGCCGACCACGACATCTTCTCAAAGCGAGGTGGAATTACAGCGAACCGCATTCTGTTATATCCAAAAAAAAGGGACCAGCCTGAAATTCCTATACCTTTTGCTCTTCCGTTAGACCCACACGGGGATGGCGTTGTCGACTTCTTAGCCATATTGGATCCCAGCATCTTGAAGACTCACTCAGTGGTCGGGTATGCGAAGCCTGGAGGACTTGTACTCGTGGCTACATCATGGACCACAGAAGAACTGATTGCTTCCCTTCCTCCGCTTACTGCTCGCCTGCTGTCTGAGCGACGACTCTTCATCATTGATCCCAAAGCTGTTGCGAAGAACTTGCAGGACCTTGGCCGCAATGATGACCTGTTTGAGGTCATTGCAGTGTATTTCGCCTTTTTGCGCCTCTATCTCGGCGCTGCGGCTACCGAGGAGGCCGTCCTTGCAGTGGCGAGAAATACCATCGGAACCACTGTCGATGGAATTGACCTACGCAAAGTCAGCGGTCATATTTTGGGCACGTTGCAGGAAATAGACATACCTCTACCGGCGACTGTGGATAAATCTGCCCCGTTGAAAGAATTCCAGTTCAACGCGATCTCTGTGGAAGCTGAGGAAGCGGATGGTGGGATCGGTGCACGAACGAGTTCTTGGCACGATGCGGCCAAGCATATTATCTTTCCATCGGCCTTTGTTCCACCTACACCCGAGTGTGACGAACAGTTTCCCCAGATTCCTGCGCTTCGTCCTGAGGTTCCTGATCGCACTTACCTCGTTACCTGTACGGTTAACAGACGGTTGACTCCCAAAGAATATGATCGCAACGTTTTCCATCTCGAGTTTGACACCAGTGGCACGGGTTTGAAGTACGCAGTTGGAGAAGCTCTTGGTGTACACGGTTGGAATGATGAGCAGGAGATCCTTGATTTCTGTTCTTGGTATGGCGTGGATCCCAATCGTCTCATTACCATCCCAGTTCCGGGTAGCGAGGGTCGTCTACATACTAGGACGGTTCTCCAGGCACTTCAACAGCAGATCGACTTGTTCGGCCAGCCAGGTAAATCTTTCTATACAGAACTTGCTGCTTATGCTACATCCTCTGCTGAAAAGCATGCCCTGTTGTTCATCGGGTCTGCTGAGGGAGTTTCGACCTTTAAGAAACTCTTGGAAAAGGATACGGTGACCTTTGCCGATATCCTTCGAGCTTACCCTAGCGCGAAGCCTGGCATAGAAACGCTTTGTGAGCTTGTAGGAGACATCGAACCGAGACACTACAGTATTGCCAGTGCACAAAGTGTTGTCGGTGATCGCGTAGATCTCCTGGTCGTTACTGTGGAGTGGGCAACCCCCAGTGGTAGGTGGCGTTTCCCTGTCAGTATACCGCTTTACGCTGACTCTCTGTTAGGCTCTCCTCGATACGGCCAGTGTACCAGATATCTGGCAGGACTTAAGGTTGGCCAAAAGGTCACAGTCTCCATCAAACCCAGTGTTATGAAGGTCCGTGATTGACATCCTCCTTATCCACCACTAAGCTTACCAACCACTACTTTAGCTCCCTCCCGATGAGAAGCAACCGTTGATCATGGCTGGATTAGGAACCGGCGCAGCACCATTCCGTGCCTTCCTCCAACACAAAGCCGCGCTTGTCCAACAAGGCAAAGAGATTGGACCAGTTTACTACTACTTCGGTTCCCGACATCAGTCTCAGGAATACCTTTACGGGGAAGAGATTGAATCGTTCATTCTTGATGGGGTTATCACTCGTGCAGGACTTGCTTTCTCCCGTGACGGGCCTCGGAAGGTCTACATTCAGCACAAGATGCTTGAGGACTCTGAGGCGCTGGTTAATATGCTTCATGGAGAAAAAGGGGTGTTCTACCTTTGCGGACCAACATGGCCTGTACCAGATGTGTTTGAGGCCCTCTGCAAAGCAATGGAGCAGTACAAGGGTATTGACTTTAAAGCAGCGGGTGAGTACTTGGAGGGTCTTAAAGAAGAGGAACGTTACGTCCTTGAAGTATGCAGCGTCTACTTTGTTGAAAGACATGAACCTGACCATTCCTTTCAACAGGTATATTAACCCCTCCGACTCATCTTATTGGCGTGTGGAGTTCATTAGAATCGCACCAAGTTTGACAATGCAATTACATAAGCTGTGAAGTCCCTGCAATGCGTACAAAAAATGAATGCCAGCAGATTCGTCCATCGGTAGTCTAACTAGTCCCATTAAAAAAATAGAAAACATCTATATTCATCAGACTCGCTGAGTCTTCTTCCGACGGACGATCAAGAAGTACCAGATCAAAAGTCCGATAATGACAACCCCCACAAGACTAAGGACCACAGCTAATGCTATCTTTGCGCCCGTACTGAGGGAATGATCACTACATCCATCCTGGATAGCTTCATCACAAGGTCTTCCTTGTGGCTTGACTTTCTCGTATTCGCCTGCTTGGAGAGCAGTGAAGAACGGATCATTCCCGTCGTTCATAGTGTGCATTGCCGCAAGGGTAAGCATAGGAGCATTATAATCAAGGGCGACCTACGTAGCACGTAATGAACAATGATGATATCCGTCGACCATCAATCGCTTACCTCGGTTTGCGGCCAATCACTGCGGATATCGAAATACTTGTCACTCTTGTCGGGTCCTCCTATGACGGAACCGTACAAGATGTGTGCCATTGTAGGAGGAGAGGTGTCGATGTTATTGCCGTCGTTTCCCCCACTAGCACTTGCGGAGTGTGGATTCGAAGGCGAATTAGGATTGACTCCTACAACATATGGAACTTTGATAATACGGGCTGTTCAGTTAACGATACATTGCTGGCTGAAGAGATTGCCAACCTGACATGGGGTTCTTCCCGAGTGCATAATCCACTTGGCGGCGAACGAATGACTTCGGATTGATGGGCATGAGCGAGAAGTGAAACAAAGAGCGAAAAAGTGAGAGTACCGAATACGTGTTCTTCTTGCCTTCGGAAGAGGCCATGGGTGCGTAACGGTGCATCAGCATGGCTGCATTTAGGGCCGGATTCAAGCTAGCGGCGGGTGAATCAAATGGATACCAAAGCAGGCCTCCTTTAGACGAAGCAGTCAACATCAACGACCCTAGAGTTGAGTAAACTCACCAGGAGTGAAGTACGAATCGCCACTGTCCCCATCGACGAGTTTATCCAAGTACCGTTCCGCTTCATTCTGCCACTGCGACAAACTTCCACCGAGCCCAGCATTGGATTGCGCGACTTGCGAAAACAAAATATACAGTCCCGAGGTTTTGGAGTTCCAATTGAACGCGATGTTTTGTCCTCCTAGTTTATACTTGTTGAAATAGTCTTCTGCCTCTTTGTATAATGTCGTAGAGTTGGTGCCGAATGCTAAGAAAAGTGCCGCGATAGAAAGATCGTCTCCGAATGTGCTGGACGCATACGCATCCCCAGCAGCCGGAGCCGACTTTTGATAATTCGTAAGCCCTCCTGAAGCGGTGGTTGCAAATGTGTACAGCTGCTGAGCATGTTGAAGTAACGTCTGGGCGTAGGACGTATTTTGTAGTGAAGCGGGCGAGGAGTATGCGCCACCGAAGCCTCTACCGTTGTATAAGTTTGAACAGGCGGCAAATGCAGCTGCTGTACCCGCTGCCGCGTCCGTGCCCGGATTCGTGCTGTTTATTTGGTACGAGGGCCTAGGTTTAGGGATATTCTGGTCGCCGCCCCAGTAGTCATTATCAAGATTCGCTACAACCCGTAATTAATTGAAAGTGATTATGCTGTAGCTTCTTAAAACTTACGGTTGGCTACCGCGACATATAATGTATTATTTGAGGGATGAGCCTATGTTATTGAGCAAATCAGCGGTGACGCTCGAATGCGGCGACTTGAATGACGATCGAGACCTACCTTTATAAGCCAATCTAATCCCCATCGTAGCATGTCATCTAGGTAGGCGGTCTGATTTGCAAGGTCATAACCTGTGTAGAAGTGGAGATCCATGACAGCGAGCATAAGGACGATTTGAACGGTGATCACCTTTTCCAAAGTCTGTTGCACCCCAGCATATTGACATCAACGAGAACGCCTGAGATACGTTGAGAATAGATTATTATTATTGAAGAGACTCGACAAACGAGCGGGAAGGTTGCTTTAATGTAGTCTACAGAAAGCGATGAGCCGAAGGTTCAAAATGCCAGAGGCGATAATCCGCACCTCCTGCATCGTAGTATCCACCTAGGTCGTGAAATTAGTCACCCAGAATGTTGAAGAGAAATTTTAGTGACCGACCACTCAAATCGAGGCCAACATCTTGGCCATCGTCTATGCAGCTTGAGTTTCTCCAAGAAACTCTGTTGGTAGAAGGAAGATTTCCACTGCGCTGGGCTTCATAGAAATATAAGAGATTTCCAACAAGTGTAGACCATTGTGGATTGGgaatcgaggaagaagaagagggctGAGAACCGGCTGAGATATTAGGAGGTTGAAACGGTGGATTTGGGAGGGCTAACTGAGAGAATACGGGGACAAGAATATTAGCGAGGACCAGGAGCGTAGAGAACAtgagggaagagaagaagagaggcgaGAGAGGGGTTCCAGAGTAGGCGGTGCTCAAAAATAACGCTCACTTTTGTGGCGGCGCCCTCGTGACGTCAAAATCTACGATGCCTACAGCACCCATCAACACCTGCATTCTCGGTGTCGGTTTAGCAGGATTAACCTTCCACGCCCCATTTATTCTCGCTTTACCCGACTTATTAACCCTTCATTCCGTTCTTGAGCGTAATCCCAAGACTCCAGGAGGAAAACTTCATGAGAGATTCGGGGTGCAGACCAAGATTCATCGAACCATCGAGGATGTACTCGCTGATCCCGAAATCGAGCTGGTCATTGTCGGTACACCGAACGAAACCCATTATAGGTTTGCAAAGGCCGCTTTAGAAGCAGGGAAACACGGTGCGTGCATGTTGTATTTCCATAACTCGTTACACCGATAGTACGATATTATCTCAGTCCTCGTTGACAAACCAATAACATCCTCAGTCGATGAGGCAAAGGAACTTGGTGCACTCGCTCAATCCAAAAACCTCGTTCTCTACGGATTTCAAAACCGTCGTTGGGACTCGGATTTCCTTGCTCTTCGTCGTCTGATTGATCTCGAAAAGTCGGACCCTCAATCAATCGGAACCGTTTACGAGTTCGAGTCACAGTAAGAACACCACTTTGTATTTTCTAAAACCACTCAATCATTGAGATAGCTTCGATCGGTATCGCATGTCCTTGAAAGGCACTTGGAAGGACGAGCCTTTACCTGCTTCAGGTCAATTGTTCGATTTGGGTGCTCATCTAATCGATCAAACGCTCACCCTGTTCGGACGGCCAAGCAAGATTACTGCATTCACACAAAATATTCGACGGTTGGGTAGCCCAGATGTAGAGGATACTGTACGAAGTTTCGCCAAAACAACGTTTAGTCCCCACTTATTCTACGTTTGCCCAGTTCACCATTTACCTGCAATATCCCGCCGGATCAGCTCTCCGATACCCCTTGACAGCCATCCTTCGCGGTCATATCATCTCCGTGAAATCCCCACAGCTTCGGTATATCGTCAAAGGCACTAAGGGGACTTATACCAAGTATGGAGTCGATATCCAGGAGGATCAACTAAAAGCCATATCTACACCGAGCGACATATTTTCCAACATTTATGGGTTAGAACCTGAATCTATGTGGGGCGAACTCGAGAACCTCGAGGCTGATGAGGTTAACATCAAAAAATCGAAGTGAGTCTGTATTGATGATCTTCTTCATATCGACCGGCGTTACACTTTTGACAGATGGCCCTCAGCCGAGGCTGGGTGCTATATCGAGCTCTTCAGAAACCTCGCAGATGCCATCCGAAACAGGACAGAGTTGGCAGTCAAATGGTCCGAAGCCACTGCTGTCATCGAGATGATTGAATTGGCGCATAAGAGCGCAAAAGAAGGAGTGACAGTACAGGTCCCTCAGTAACTCTAAGCGTATGAAATTTGCCATCATCCTCTGACAGGAAATGAATTCATTTGCGTATAAGTGTATGGTGTAAATTCAGAACCTGCTCAACGGGATGAGGCTCGCTGATCTAATCACGGCCACGATCTGAGCGTTCCACGTTGCCGCTACGACACCCCCTTCTCTGTTCCCTCTATCATCGTCCCTATATCCCTATACACTCCTGCGTTTACACATCACCAACACCTAAACTTGTTTTCTATCCTCTTTCATGTCTACAGTTCAATTACGTGTCGAACTGCCCACTTACGCTCAGTCTTTCACGATCCAAGTCCCCGATATAAGTACTATTCGCGACGTCAAGCAGAAAATCTTCACTTCTTGCCCTGGTGCACCTCAGGTCGCCGGTCAGAAGATAATTTGGAGAGGTCGATACCTTTCGGATGACGAGAAACTAGAGGATATATGGAAGGTAAGTAAATAAACGCATACGTCTCTCGACGTCTATTTTGTGTAATTCTAACATATCAACTGGTTTGCTTCTGAAAGTCTCCCGACGAACCACGTATCATCCACCTGTCTGTTCATCCATCTGCTTGGACATCTCATCCTCCTACTGCCAGCACCAGTTCTACCACTGGCCAACCACAGCTCCGAGAGCAGCCAACTCATCCTGCTTACATGACCACTCCtgtttcctcctcatctatGTTTT encodes the following:
- a CDS encoding uncharacterized protein (CAZy:GH9), producing the protein MFSTLLVLANILVPVFSQLALPNPPFQPPNISAGSQPSSSSSIPNPQWSTLVGNLLYFYEAQRSGNLPSTNRVSWRNSSCIDDGQDVGLDLSGGYYDAGDYIKATFPLAFSLMSICWGATDFGKGYDLANQTAYLDDMLRWGLDWLIKAHPSNNTLYVAVANPNLDNDYWGGDQNIPKPRPSYQINSTNPGTDAAAGTAAAFAACSNLYNGRGFGGAYSSPASLQNTSYAQTLLQHAQQLYTFATTASGGLTNYQKSAPAAGDAYASSTFGDDLSIAALFLAFGTNSTTLYKEAEDYFNKYKLGGQNIAFNWNSKTSGLYILFSQVAQSNAGLGGSLSQWQNEAERYLDKLVDGDSGDSYFTPGGLLWYPFDSPAASLNPALNAAMLMHRYAPMASSEGKKNTYSSFVRRQVDYALGKNPMSVPYVVGVNPNSPSNPHSASASGGNDGNNIDTSPPTMAHILYGSVIGGPDKSDKYFDIRSDWPQTEVALDYNAPMLTLAAMHTMNDGNDPFFTALQAGEYEKVKPQGRPCDEAIQDGCSDHSLSTGAKIALAVVLSLVGVVIIGLLIWYFLIVRRKKTQRV